The Oscillatoria salina IIICB1 region AGAAGTGTAATTCCTGACTTTGAGTTAAAGTTTTGGATTACTAGGTTGTCTAGCGCTGGAATTAGTGTGACTTAGGGGGATTGGGGACTTGGGGACTGGGGATTGGTGATTGGTGAGGTGGGGATTGGTGAGGTGGGGACTGGGGACTGGGGATTGGGGATTAGGGATTGGTGAGGTGGGGACTGGGGACTGGGGATTGGGGATTAGGGATTGGTGAGGTGGGGAGGTGGGATATATGGAAGATAAAGGTTTTGAGAGTTTGGAGTTTTACCAAGATAGCTTAAAATTGCTCCAGGCAGCTTATCGGTTAGCCGATAATTTACCCCATCACGAACGCTACAATTTAAGCGATCAACTACGGCGATCGGCTTGCAGTATTTTACTGAATATTGCCGAAGGTTATGGACGGTATCATTATCTCGATCGCTTACGTTTCCTTTATACTGCTCGTGGTTCCTTTGCAGAAACAATGAGTGCTTTTATAATTGCAGAAAACCTGGGATATTGCACTAAAGAGCAATTGAACTGGGTCAGCCAGCTTAAAACCCAAATTGAAAGAAATCTTAACGGTTATTGTCGTTTTGTTCGTTCACAACAGCAGGGTAGTGAGGAATACGGCGATCGCTATTTAAAAGATTAACCACTCACAAAAGCATTATTCAATCCCCAATCCCCAATCCCCAATCACCAATCACCAATCCCCAATCCCTAATATGTCTAATCCTGAAGAACAAACAAAAACTAAATCTTTAGAAACCGTGACTTCCAATGTCGGTCCCGGACGCTGTTTGGTAGGTTCCTTGATTTCCGGCGGTTTCGGCTTTGCTTTATATTCGTTAACCTCGGCGATCGCGCAAACTTTTGCTGATAAACCGATCGCTTCTACCAATCCTACTGCAATTAGTATCTCGGTGGCGGTTCGTACTTTGGTTGTTGGTGTAGCAGCTTTGGGAACTGGTGTATTTGCTTTAGTTGCTGTTGGTTTGATTGCGTTAGCTATCCAATTATTTCTTGAACAGTCGAAGAAACCAACAGCAGACGAAAATTAGACAAACTGATTTCTGTGTAAAGTTGTTTCACCGCAATTTGGTATCCAAGCTACCCATTCATCTACACAAGTTTGACAAAGTATTAATGCTTCGTCGTGACTGTAGGGATGGGGAAGTTCGCGCAGTTTGACCCAGGTATCTGTTTGCGGTTCTGGGTTTGGTAGCCAGTCGCTCTTCGATTGCATCGATGAGTCGTGAGATTTTCCTCGAACAAGTTTTAGATGTTTCATTTGGCGATCGCTCTATTCTTCTCAGACAGTTTCCTCGCATCTTCACGCTTGCAAACTGCCGTTCAACGCTAAATTGATTGAATTTCTGTAACAATCGCTACAGAAATTATTTTCTGTATTCAAAGTTACAAAATATCTGAGGCAGGGTCAAGAAACTGTCTCAGAACTTTACAACCAAAGGAGTGAAACTAACAAAGCGAGCAAAATCCCCTAGCTTGAGGTGGAAACTGTAACTTTCCAGAAGAGTAAAGTCAAGACAAAAGGTTTTGAGAAAGAATATACTGAAACATCGAACAGCGATCGCCGAGCATCAGCAGAAACTTCTCTTAAATTATGGTACTTTCAGAAAAATAGCTTCTGGTGCGAAAATAAGCTAATTATAGAGTATCAAGCGGTGTCGATCGGCTTGTTGTTGAGTAATGACTGCGATCTTAAACAAATAATTATGGCTGCATCTAACTTTCCTATTATAGAAATTGAAGGTGAGGAATTTATTTCTGCATCTGACGAACAAGCAGAACTCATTGAGCAACTCTTAGCAATTGGGACAGCACTTTCGAGTACCCAAGATTTAGAAGAAATTCTACAGCTAATTTTATCTAAGAGTAGAGAAATAACCTCTAGCGATGCAGGTAGCGTTTATTTACTTGACAAAACTGATGCTATTCCCAAATTATTGTTTAAAGCATCGCAAAACGATTCACTCAGTAATGCTTCTTTTCGGGAATTTGCTGTACCTCTGACACCAAAAAGTTTAGCCGGATACGTGGCGCTGACTGGAAAAACTTTAAACATCCCCGATGCCCAAAATTTATTACCTAATCTACCTTATCAATTAGACCGTAGTTTCGATCGCAGTTTTTCTTATCGTACTCGTTCTGTGTTAGTCTTGCCGATGCAAGATGCAGAAGGCGAAATTATTGGCGTACTTCAACTAATTAACCGCAAACGGAGATCGGACATTATCGTTACTCCCGAAAATGCTCTCGAAGTAATACAGCCTTATTCCGAATGGGAAGAAAGAATTCTGCGATCGCTAGCCTCTCTCGCCGCTATTTCCATTGAAAGAAATATACTTCAAGATAGTATTGAAAATCTCTTTGAAAGTTTTGTCCGTGCTTCAGTCGAAATTATCGAACGCCGCGATCCTACTACTTCGGGACATTCTGAAAGAGTCGCTAAATTAACTGTAGCCCTAACCCAAGAAATAAATAGTATCGCCAACGGCAGTCTGGGATTGATGAAATTCAGCGATCGCCAAATTCAAGAAATTCGCTATGCTGCTCTTTTACACGATTTTGGCAAAGTTTGCGTTCCCGAAACAATTCTCAACAAACGCCAAAAACTTTACCCAGAACAACTCCAAGTCATTCGTCAGCGCTTTGCTCTCGTCCAGCGTACCTTAGAAAGAGAATGTGCCGAAAAAAAATTCCAGTATCTACTGAATAATCAATTTCCCCAGCCTCACAATCTTAGCGATAATTGTCCTCACTGCCAACAAATAAGACAATTAGATACCAACTTAGCCGCCACGATCGAAAAATTAAATCATTTCTGGGAATTATTAATCCAACTCAACGAACCACAACCATTAAAAAATCAAGAAATTACCGCTTTGAGCGAAGAAGTAGTCGCTTCCCTAACAGCCCTTTTGCAATACACCTATCAAGACATTGATGGTAAAACTAAACCTCTGGTTACACCCGAAGAAATGGAACAACTGTTAGTTCCTTTTGGTAATTTAACCATCTCCGAGCGTCAAGCGATCGAAGCTCACGTTACCTACTCCTACGAATTTCTGAACCGCATTCCTTGGACAAAACAGCTTGAAAATATCCCGATTATCGCCTACAGACACCACGAAAAACTCGATGGTAGCGGCTATCCTCTCGGTTTGACAACTTCCGAAATTCCTTTACAAACGCAAATTCTCACCATCGCTGATATTTACGACGCTCTCACTGCCGCCGATCGCCCTTATAAGCGCCCTTTAGCTGTCGATATCGTCCTGAAAATTTTACACGAAGAAGCTAGCAAAAACAAAATCAACTTTGATTTAGTGCAACTCTTCGAGCAACGACAAGTTTATCAAATTCTCGGACACCAACTATAGCAGCGAACAGTGAACAGCGATCGCCAGTCAATTCAGACAAATGACATCCCACCCCAGACAAACAACAGACAAACAGCTAACTTTGCAATTCTTATTTTTCCTCCCACTTTTCCCCCATAGATTCCCCAGTGTTTCCACAAACGATTTTCACATTTTCCACAATTTACCCAAGCTTTTCCACAAGCAAATACGGTAACATCAATACTTCATTGAGGAACTGTGGGATAAAGGCGAGATTCTCAATAAACCTCCTTTGGCACGCAGTTTTAATTAAGTTATGTAACAAAAAATGCCCTCAAATAGCGATTCTGTCGTAAATCTTTATTTTTCCTAAAGAGTTCTGTAACATTTCGCAGCATTGACAACCCCACCCCCCCTTGGTTGAAAATAGTGCGACCAGCAAATAAATATTTTCCCCAAAGCTGGCTCGAAGCCAAACCCAAGCGAAGCCAGTAAAAAGGTTCATTGTCCTTATTTCGTCAGCACCTATCTACTTAACGACTAACTTCTATAAAAAACTTCACCAGAGGTAAATATGAACGCGAACATCAGCATCTTGGCAGAAATACCCGAAGATTTACACAAATCTCTGAAAAACTACCTCGACAAACATCCTAACTGGGATCAAGACAGGGTATTTGCAGCCGCCCTCTCTTTGTTTTTAATGCAAAACGGCAACCATCAACCCTCTAACTCATCGCCAAACTATCAAACCTGCGCCCGTATTTATCTAGAAACCCTCTTTCAGCAGTAGAGATGGCTTTTTCAGGGGAGATAGGGAGGATCTCCCCTCTCTACTAGCAACGCAACACCCGCTAATCGTAAAATTGGAAATCGTCACCTTAACGAAACAACGTGCTAGATACTTTAATTATCGGAGCGGGAATTAGCGGTTTAAGCCTCGCTCATAACTTAAAACAAAACCAAAAACAGATTTTAGTCACCGAAAGCCAAGGGCGAGTTGGTGGGAATATTACTAGCAATCAAGCAGGTGAATTTCTCTGGGAAGAAGGTCCGAATAGTTTTGCACCCAACCCAGCCCTGTTGAAACTAGCAGTAGATGTCGGGTTAAAAGATGACTTAGTTTTAGCCGATCGCAAATTACCTCGTTATGTCTACTGGCAAGGTAAACTAATTCCAGTACCGATGAGTCCCCCAGCCGCGATTACTACCAATTTACTGAGTACGTCGGGAAAACTGCGGGCTTTGTTCGGTGCATTAGGTTTTGTACCTCCACTCGTCGGGAAACCAGAGGAAGAAACCGTAGCTGAGTTTTTCCAGCGTCATTTAGGTGCAGAAGTCACCAACAGGTTAGTATCTCCCTTTGTTTCGGGAGTTTATGCAGGGGATGTAAATCAACTCAGCGCCCAATCTGCCTTTGCGCGTATGGTTAACCTGGTTGATGTTGGTGGTGGTTTACTAGCAGGGGCGATACTTTCTAGACGAGGAAAACCCAAACCCAAACCAGATCCTAACCTTCCTCAAACCAAACCGGGCGAATTAGGTTCTTTTCGCGAAGGTTTGCAAATGTTACCCCAAGCTATAGCGTCTCGCTTAGGGGATGCAGTGAAACTGAATTGGACTTTAAACGAATTACGTCGTACTCCCGAGCAAAATTACCTCGCTACGTTTGACACTCCCGCAGGACAACAGCAAATCGAAACTCGCTCAATTGTCCTGACTGTACCAGCTTACGTCGCCGCTAACTTGTTACAACCGCTTCAAGAAAAAGTTAGTCAGGCTTTAAGAGAAATTTCTTATCCGCCCGTCGCTTGTGTGGTGGTATCCTATCCGAAAAATGCTTTCAAACGCCCCTTAGATGGCTTTGGTAACTTGATTCCGCGAGGACAGGGTGTTCGTACCCTCGGCACAATTTGGTCGTCTACGCTCTTTCCAGGGCGCACTCCGGAAGGGTGGCAAATGTTGACAAATTTCATTGGTGGTGCTACCGATTTAGAAATTGGCGAACTGGAGGAAGAGGCGATCGCGCAAGCAGTCCAGAAAGATTTAAGTAAGATTTTAGTTAAGCCAGAAGTGTCACCAAAAGTCTTGGCTGTGCATTTATGGAAGCGAGCAATTCCTCAGTATAATTTAGGACATCAGCAGCGATTAGCCACAATTTTTGCGGGATTAGAAGAATTGCCCGGATTATTTTTATCTGGTAATTATTTAGATGGCGTATCTTTAGGTGACTGCGTGCGTCGCGGCATGGAAAAAGCCACTGAGGTAGAAGATTATTTAGCCGTTAATTGAGCTAATTTTTGCTTGTCATTCTGAGCGCTTTCTTGTCATCCTGAGCGCTTTCTTGTCATTCTGAGCGCCTTCTTGTCATTCTGAGCGCTTTCCTGTCATTCTGAGCGCCTTCTTGTCATTCTGAGCGCTTTCCTGTCATTCTGAGCGCCTTCTTGTCATTCTGAGCGAAGCGTTCGCGTAGCGTTCTCCGTTGCGAAGCTTCTCGCGAAGCGAGTAGGAGTAGAATCTCCGAGATCCTTCACTTCGCTCAGGATGACGTAATTACTTAATTACCAATAAATTACCAGTAGCTAGGAATTAAGATACTTGCTGTAAGTAAGACTATAAGTATTTTACCTAGGGAAATCCTGAGACTCGTAATCCCTCACGGCTAATTGTATGATAACCACCGATGAGATTATTTTTTTTCCTAATCGATGACTGAAGAAATACAAACTCCTAACTTAGTTATTCCTAAACTAATTGTTGGCTTAGGCAACCCGGAACCAAAATACGACCAAACCAGACACAATATTGGCTTTGAAGCTGTTGATGCTTTGGCGAAATTGTGGCAGGTTTCCTGGAGCGAAAATAAGCGTTTTCAAGGATTATTTGCCGAAGCTAGATTTCGCGGAGAAAAAGTTTATTTGCTCAAACCCCTTACTTATATGAATCGTTCGGGAAAGTCGGTGCGGGCTGTATACGATTGGTATAAGTTGTCCCCAGAGTCGGTATTCGTTATTTATGACGATTTGGCTTTACCTGTGGGGCGGTTACGGTTGCGGCTTTCGGGTTCGGCTGGGGGACATAATGGGATGAAATCAATTATTTCTCATTTGGGGAGTCAAGATTTTCCTCGTTTGCGAGTTGGTATTGGTGAAGCTGCTGGAGAAAAGGATACAGTTGCTCATGTTTTGGGTAAGTTTTCGCCTGGGGAAAAGAAGGTAATTGCGGAAGTTCTTAATTTGGTGGTTGATGCGACTGAGTTGAGTTTGAAGCAAGGGGTGGAGAAGGCGATGAGTTTGTACAATGGTCGCAGCGTCGAGTGATATTTGAAATAATTTGTGCGCTGGAGTTTGCGATGATTCGACTGAGTACACCTGATGATGCGATCGCACTAATTACTTTAGCTGAAAAGACTGGACTATTTGATATGAGCCAACTTCAGCAACTTGATGAAATGCTGGCTGATTACTTCGATGATAACAGTAATGGATCTCGCTTTTGGATTACTGACAACGACGACGAACCAGTGGGAGTCGCCTACTGCGAGATCGAACCAATGACTAATCAGACGTGGAATCTACAATTGATCGCTATCCGACCCGACCGACAGAGACAAGGACGCGGTACCCTACTCCTAGGCTACATTGAACAAATTTTAACAGCACGAGGTGGGCGCGTGTTGCTGGTAGAAACGTCGGGGCTGCCAGAATTTGAGCGCACGCGGGCGTTCTATCGCAAGTGCGGTTACAACGAGGAAGCACGAATTCGCGACTTCTATGAAACGGGTGATGACAAAATTGTTTATCGCAAGGTGCTAACCGCTTAAGAAAACTGGCAAAAAGAGGATTGGATTATCATTTTTGTACTTACTTGAAAGTAATAAGAGGGCTAAAGCCCTCACTACAAACTGAATTAGAAGCGATGACCGATACCAAATTGTAATTTGCTGCTACCTTGGTCGTTAATTCCAAAATCGGCGCGAAGGATACCAATAGGTGAATTTACTCGCACACCAGCCCCATAACCAAAGCCGCTACCTGGTTTATCTCTGGCTGTTCCGGGTTCTCCGGGTACGGTATCTCCGGAACCGAGGTCGCTTGCAAAGTCGGCGAAAACAACGCCTCCAACGGGGGAGTCGAAAATCGGGAAGCGATATTCGGCGGAAGCGAGGACGTAACTGCGACCGCTAGCAACTTCACCGCTACCATAACCACGGACGGAGTTTAAGCCGCCGAGGTTGAAGGCTTGATATGGAGGTAAATCGCCGATAGTTGTACCACCTTGGATGTTGAAGGCTAAAACTTCGGGGCTGTCTTGACCGAGTAAATTAACTTTGGTGTAATTGCTGTAACTGGCTTGGAGGCGGTTCATAAAAATGCTGCCGCTACCGACGGGAATTGATTGTTCGCTGCTAATTTGGAAGCGAGAACCAGAGGTGGGATTGATGGGGTTGTCTCGTTCGTCTTGCGATAAACCTGCGCGAATGGTTACGAGGTCGTCAATACCGTTTTCGCTGTAGGAGAGGCGGTTTCCTTGTTCGTCTACGGGGGAAAGATTTCCTTCGCTGTCACGAATGCTGGTACGAGTGTAGTTAAGTCCTAAAGATCCGTCCCATTCGCCGACTGGTTGTGCAAAAGTGACACTACCACCAAATTTACCTTCTCTGGCGCGATCGCCATTTGGTAAGTTTACTTCATCGTCGAAGGTGGAGGAAGCGTTACGACGACGAAAGGCACTGATTTCATAACCTGGATTGTCGGGATTACTGCTACGATAAGGGCTACCGTAGCTGGTTTCAAATTGAAAGTCTCTTGTACCTACTTTTAAGTCAAGGGAGATGTTTTGATTAATTCCGCCAAAGTTGCGATCGTTGTAGTTGAGTGTCCCAAAAAGTCCGGTGGTTTGATTGTAACCGCCTCCAGCATTGATGGCGCGGGCGGCTGCTTCGATTAAATTGTAGGTGATATCGACTTTGTTTGCGTCGCCGTTGAGGTTGATGTCTGCTTGTTGGAATAAGCCAGTACGATATAAATTACCTAGGTCGTCTTGGACGGTTTCTAAGCGAAAAACTTCACCTGGTTTAATCTGTAATTGTTCTCTGACAAAGGATTCGCGGGTTCTCCCGTCGGTGGGTTCTCCTTCTTTGTCGAGAAAGCGAATCTGGATATCACCTATGACACCTTCAGCTAC contains the following coding sequences:
- a CDS encoding four helix bundle protein, which translates into the protein MEDKGFESLEFYQDSLKLLQAAYRLADNLPHHERYNLSDQLRRSACSILLNIAEGYGRYHYLDRLRFLYTARGSFAETMSAFIIAENLGYCTKEQLNWVSQLKTQIERNLNGYCRFVRSQQQGSEEYGDRYLKD
- a CDS encoding DUF3082 domain-containing protein, producing the protein MSNPEEQTKTKSLETVTSNVGPGRCLVGSLISGGFGFALYSLTSAIAQTFADKPIASTNPTAISISVAVRTLVVGVAALGTGVFALVAVGLIALAIQLFLEQSKKPTADEN
- a CDS encoding HD family phosphohydrolase gives rise to the protein MAASNFPIIEIEGEEFISASDEQAELIEQLLAIGTALSSTQDLEEILQLILSKSREITSSDAGSVYLLDKTDAIPKLLFKASQNDSLSNASFREFAVPLTPKSLAGYVALTGKTLNIPDAQNLLPNLPYQLDRSFDRSFSYRTRSVLVLPMQDAEGEIIGVLQLINRKRRSDIIVTPENALEVIQPYSEWEERILRSLASLAAISIERNILQDSIENLFESFVRASVEIIERRDPTTSGHSERVAKLTVALTQEINSIANGSLGLMKFSDRQIQEIRYAALLHDFGKVCVPETILNKRQKLYPEQLQVIRQRFALVQRTLERECAEKKFQYLLNNQFPQPHNLSDNCPHCQQIRQLDTNLAATIEKLNHFWELLIQLNEPQPLKNQEITALSEEVVASLTALLQYTYQDIDGKTKPLVTPEEMEQLLVPFGNLTISERQAIEAHVTYSYEFLNRIPWTKQLENIPIIAYRHHEKLDGSGYPLGLTTSEIPLQTQILTIADIYDALTAADRPYKRPLAVDIVLKILHEEASKNKINFDLVQLFEQRQVYQILGHQL
- a CDS encoding DUF2811 domain-containing protein, yielding MNANISILAEIPEDLHKSLKNYLDKHPNWDQDRVFAAALSLFLMQNGNHQPSNSSPNYQTCARIYLETLFQQ
- the hemG gene encoding protoporphyrinogen oxidase, producing the protein MLDTLIIGAGISGLSLAHNLKQNQKQILVTESQGRVGGNITSNQAGEFLWEEGPNSFAPNPALLKLAVDVGLKDDLVLADRKLPRYVYWQGKLIPVPMSPPAAITTNLLSTSGKLRALFGALGFVPPLVGKPEEETVAEFFQRHLGAEVTNRLVSPFVSGVYAGDVNQLSAQSAFARMVNLVDVGGGLLAGAILSRRGKPKPKPDPNLPQTKPGELGSFREGLQMLPQAIASRLGDAVKLNWTLNELRRTPEQNYLATFDTPAGQQQIETRSIVLTVPAYVAANLLQPLQEKVSQALREISYPPVACVVVSYPKNAFKRPLDGFGNLIPRGQGVRTLGTIWSSTLFPGRTPEGWQMLTNFIGGATDLEIGELEEEAIAQAVQKDLSKILVKPEVSPKVLAVHLWKRAIPQYNLGHQQRLATIFAGLEELPGLFLSGNYLDGVSLGDCVRRGMEKATEVEDYLAVN
- the pth gene encoding aminoacyl-tRNA hydrolase, translating into MTEEIQTPNLVIPKLIVGLGNPEPKYDQTRHNIGFEAVDALAKLWQVSWSENKRFQGLFAEARFRGEKVYLLKPLTYMNRSGKSVRAVYDWYKLSPESVFVIYDDLALPVGRLRLRLSGSAGGHNGMKSIISHLGSQDFPRLRVGIGEAAGEKDTVAHVLGKFSPGEKKVIAEVLNLVVDATELSLKQGVEKAMSLYNGRSVE
- a CDS encoding GNAT family N-acetyltransferase — its product is MIRLSTPDDAIALITLAEKTGLFDMSQLQQLDEMLADYFDDNSNGSRFWITDNDDEPVGVAYCEIEPMTNQTWNLQLIAIRPDRQRQGRGTLLLGYIEQILTARGGRVLLVETSGLPEFERTRAFYRKCGYNEEARIRDFYETGDDKIVYRKVLTA
- a CDS encoding BamA/TamA family outer membrane protein, producing MQVYKLAIFTFAGLIIGEFAQQTYAVAEVQPANVTSAKDYIVPVETSSPSAEVSSSTAKPNTVVDTTPEFSQPKPKPSQGIGGEAPRSTIDDLVVRATNIRVVGGSKELQEIVLKEIRTQIGDSTSQTQLESDVTAILKTGLFADARVSSNSNQNGWDIVFEVEPIVVRSLKLSNAKVLPQDVAESFFQSQLGKEVSPTTLDRGVKALTQWYKDNGYILAQVSLVQPQPNGILNIEVAEGVIGDIQIRFLDKEGEPTDGRTRESFVREQLQIKPGEVFRLETVQDDLGNLYRTGLFQQADINLNGDANKVDITYNLIEAAARAINAGGGYNQTTGLFGTLNYNDRNFGGINQNISLDLKVGTRDFQFETSYGSPYRSSNPDNPGYEISAFRRRNASSTFDDEVNLPNGDRAREGKFGGSVTFAQPVGEWDGSLGLNYTRTSIRDSEGNLSPVDEQGNRLSYSENGIDDLVTIRAGLSQDERDNPINPTSGSRFQISSEQSIPVGSGSIFMNRLQASYSNYTKVNLLGQDSPEVLAFNIQGGTTIGDLPPYQAFNLGGLNSVRGYGSGEVASGRSYVLASAEYRFPIFDSPVGGVVFADFASDLGSGDTVPGEPGTARDKPGSGFGYGAGVRVNSPIGILRADFGINDQGSSKLQFGIGHRF